Proteins from one Desulfocurvus vexinensis DSM 17965 genomic window:
- a CDS encoding pyridoxal phosphate-dependent aminotransferase, whose translation MQMLSTQVQGYLKSSSWIRKMFEAGLELKAKYGEDAVCDFSLGNPDLAPPRAVAQALREVADTAERPFAFGYMPNFGYPATRQALAGHLSREQGVAVAPADLVLTCGAAGALNSILRAVLEPGDEVLCPAPYFVEYAFYVQNHGGTLRPVPAKPLTFELDLAAMEAAITAHTRVVLINSPNNPSGAVYTRAELEGLAAILARKTAEFGRPVYLVADEPYRFLVFDGCEVPSVLPLYPYALVASSFSKSLSLAGERVGYALVNPAMPGKDTVVAGIVLANRILGFVNAPAIGQMLVERALGSQVNLAVYAERRKAMTTVLDEAGYTFTMPRGAFYFFPQAPGGDDVAFCAALQEERILAVPGSGFGCPGFFRLTFCVGEEVIRRSAEGFARAMARF comes from the coding sequence ATGCAGATGCTCTCCACCCAGGTCCAGGGTTACCTCAAAAGCTCGTCCTGGATCCGCAAGATGTTCGAGGCGGGCCTGGAGCTCAAGGCCAAATACGGCGAGGACGCCGTGTGCGACTTCAGCCTGGGCAACCCCGACCTCGCCCCGCCCCGGGCCGTGGCCCAGGCCCTGCGCGAGGTCGCCGACACCGCCGAGCGGCCCTTCGCCTTCGGCTATATGCCCAACTTCGGCTACCCCGCCACCCGCCAGGCCCTGGCCGGACACCTCTCGCGCGAGCAGGGCGTGGCCGTGGCCCCCGCCGACCTGGTGCTGACCTGCGGCGCCGCCGGGGCGCTCAACTCCATCCTGCGCGCCGTGCTCGAACCCGGCGACGAGGTGCTCTGCCCCGCGCCCTATTTCGTGGAATACGCCTTCTACGTGCAGAACCACGGCGGCACCCTGCGCCCCGTGCCCGCCAAGCCGCTGACCTTCGAGCTGGACCTCGCGGCCATGGAGGCCGCCATCACCGCGCACACCCGCGTGGTGCTCATCAACTCGCCCAACAACCCCAGCGGCGCGGTCTACACCCGGGCCGAGCTGGAAGGCCTGGCCGCCATCCTGGCCCGCAAGACCGCCGAGTTCGGGCGGCCCGTCTACCTCGTGGCCGACGAGCCCTACCGCTTCCTGGTCTTCGACGGCTGCGAGGTGCCAAGCGTCCTGCCGCTGTACCCCTACGCCCTGGTCGCCAGCTCGTTCTCCAAGAGCCTGTCCCTGGCGGGCGAGCGCGTGGGCTACGCCCTGGTCAACCCCGCCATGCCCGGCAAGGACACCGTGGTGGCTGGCATCGTGCTGGCCAACCGCATCCTGGGCTTCGTCAACGCCCCGGCCATCGGCCAGATGCTCGTGGAGCGGGCCCTGGGCTCGCAGGTCAACCTGGCCGTGTACGCCGAGCGGCGCAAGGCCATGACCACCGTGCTCGACGAGGCCGGCTACACCTTCACCATGCCGAGGGGCGCGTTCTACTTCTTCCCCCAGGCCCCCGGCGGGGACGACGTGGCCTTCTGCGCCGCCCTCCAGGAGGAGCGCATCCTGGCCGTGCCGGGCTCGGGCTTCGGCTGTCCGGGCTTCTTCCGCCTGACCTTCTGCGTGGGCGAGGAGGTCATCCGCCGCTCCGCCGAGGGCTTCGCCCGGGCCATGGCCCGCTTCTAG
- a CDS encoding sigma-54-dependent transcriptional regulator, with protein MSGKTILFLSRPTPLTPLFPSFRQAGVEAGLADTVRAALDFVAKRRPALVFAASDLPGVRPEDLLAAARGEDGFPPVIVFTERGSAAEAQRYLELGAQDYWLEPLSWEKIQAALPAGPAPARQPAPGGPGAPAPASPGVRIIGEHPTMRRVLGLARQVAPSKASVLISGESGTGKEMFARYLHQSSTRAGRPFVAINCAALPEHLLESELFGHEKGAFTGAISRKLGKFELADGGSILLDEITEMDLGLQAKLLRVLQESELDRVGGTETVKVDVRVLATTNRDIEESVRAKEFRQDLFFRLNVIPLKLPALRERGDDVMLLAQFFVDRFAAQYGLPRLTFADSARAWLLGYDWPGNVRELQNLMERAVLLAGAGPISERHFLLDADSWPLPEDEPAPAAPADCAPAAPSPAAPADADANAPGLTSAVDARDIPLAEIERIAIMRRLEQTEGNRTQAADLLGISVRTLRNKISEYKKRGIDIP; from the coding sequence ATGTCCGGCAAGACCATCCTGTTCCTCTCCCGGCCCACGCCGCTCACGCCGCTGTTCCCGTCCTTCCGGCAGGCCGGGGTGGAAGCTGGCCTGGCGGACACCGTGCGCGCGGCCCTGGATTTCGTCGCCAAGCGGCGGCCTGCGCTCGTCTTCGCCGCCAGCGACCTGCCCGGGGTGCGCCCGGAGGACCTGCTGGCCGCCGCGCGCGGCGAGGACGGCTTCCCGCCGGTCATCGTCTTCACCGAGCGCGGCAGCGCCGCCGAGGCCCAGCGCTACCTGGAGCTGGGCGCCCAGGACTACTGGCTAGAGCCCCTGTCGTGGGAAAAAATCCAGGCCGCCCTGCCCGCCGGGCCCGCCCCGGCCCGCCAGCCCGCCCCCGGCGGCCCCGGCGCCCCCGCCCCGGCCAGCCCCGGGGTGCGCATCATCGGCGAGCACCCCACCATGCGCCGCGTGCTGGGCCTGGCCCGGCAGGTGGCGCCGTCCAAGGCCTCGGTGCTCATCTCCGGCGAGTCGGGCACCGGCAAGGAGATGTTCGCCCGCTACCTGCACCAGAGCAGCACCCGCGCCGGGCGGCCCTTCGTGGCCATCAACTGCGCCGCCCTGCCCGAGCACCTGCTGGAAAGCGAGCTCTTCGGCCACGAAAAGGGCGCCTTCACCGGGGCCATCAGCCGCAAGCTCGGCAAGTTCGAGCTGGCCGACGGCGGCTCCATCCTGCTGGACGAAATCACCGAGATGGACCTCGGGCTGCAGGCCAAGCTGCTGCGCGTGCTCCAGGAAAGCGAGCTGGACCGCGTGGGCGGCACCGAGACCGTGAAGGTGGACGTGCGCGTGCTGGCGACCACCAACCGCGACATCGAAGAGTCCGTGCGCGCCAAGGAGTTCCGCCAGGACCTTTTCTTCCGGCTGAACGTCATCCCCCTCAAGCTGCCCGCCCTGCGCGAGCGCGGCGACGACGTGATGCTCCTGGCCCAGTTCTTCGTGGACCGCTTCGCCGCCCAGTACGGCCTGCCCCGGCTCACCTTCGCCGACTCGGCCCGGGCCTGGCTGCTGGGCTACGACTGGCCCGGCAACGTGCGCGAGCTGCAAAACCTCATGGAGCGCGCCGTGCTGCTGGCCGGGGCCGGGCCCATCAGCGAGCGCCACTTCCTGCTGGACGCCGACTCCTGGCCCCTGCCCGAGGACGAGCCCGCGCCTGCGGCCCCGGCGGATTGCGCCCCGGCGGCCCCCTCGCCCGCCGCCCCCGCCGACGCCGACGCCAATGCCCCGGGGCTGACCAGCGCCGTGGACGCCCGCGACATCCCCCTGGCCGAGATCGAGCGCATCGCCATCATGCGCCGCCTGGAGCAGACCGAAGGCAACCGCACCCAGGCCGCCGACCTGCTGGGCATCTCCGTGCGCACCCTGCGCAACAAGATTTCCGAGTACAAGAAACGGGGAATCGACATCCCCTGA
- a CDS encoding O-antigen ligase family protein translates to MSPAPAPGGGVPRAAAAGKCLSLVRWALGFYVLFFPLGMSFQEIGAVATTSALAGYYVLDWRGSNLRRFPLRWVLAAFFALLVFKGLHSICPSASWYALGHNSYKGPLLLLAGLEAVREPRHLRALAWTFVVMSLYSGLDGIYQYFTGVDFFFGMPDSGRINAMWETGRIGNLMSLTVPVSLALPALLPARWPLAARLAVSALVAFPGLFLLVGAKARSGWFGFIAAMGALAWMRLGTRHALLVLAGLLVLLVVAAPHFPQQLSPEELLDAPRYIIWDVGLDVWRNWPILGAGINCFSAGYNALGIQFDLSVFGEPVPHPHNIYVQFLAETGVVGTAVLLALLLGNAGWGALRLRARVLAARGAGGGLPGHEAVGICLWASQVGYMVTAFSAHDFFRTWWLGMSMLVAGLALGAALARWEREEQG, encoded by the coding sequence GTGAGCCCTGCTCCGGCCCCGGGTGGGGGCGTGCCCCGCGCCGCCGCCGCCGGGAAATGCCTGTCCCTGGTGCGCTGGGCCCTGGGGTTCTATGTGCTGTTCTTCCCCCTGGGCATGAGCTTCCAGGAGATCGGGGCCGTGGCCACCACATCGGCCCTGGCGGGCTACTACGTCCTGGACTGGCGCGGATCGAACCTGCGGCGCTTCCCGCTACGTTGGGTGCTGGCGGCGTTCTTCGCGCTGCTGGTGTTCAAGGGGCTGCACAGCATCTGTCCCTCGGCCAGTTGGTATGCCCTGGGCCACAACAGCTACAAGGGCCCGCTGCTGCTGCTGGCCGGGCTGGAGGCCGTGCGCGAGCCGCGCCACCTGCGGGCCCTGGCCTGGACCTTCGTGGTCATGAGCCTCTACAGCGGGCTGGACGGCATCTACCAGTACTTCACCGGGGTGGACTTCTTCTTCGGCATGCCCGACTCGGGGCGGATCAACGCCATGTGGGAGACCGGGCGCATCGGCAACCTCATGTCGCTGACCGTGCCCGTGAGCCTGGCCCTGCCCGCCCTGCTGCCCGCGCGCTGGCCCCTGGCCGCGCGGCTGGCGGTCTCGGCCCTGGTGGCCTTTCCGGGGCTGTTCCTGCTGGTGGGGGCCAAGGCGCGCAGCGGCTGGTTCGGCTTCATCGCCGCCATGGGCGCTCTGGCCTGGATGCGCCTGGGCACGCGCCACGCCCTGCTGGTGCTGGCCGGGCTGCTGGTGCTGCTGGTGGTGGCGGCGCCGCATTTCCCCCAGCAGCTGTCGCCCGAGGAGCTGCTGGACGCCCCGCGCTATATCATCTGGGACGTGGGCCTGGACGTGTGGCGGAACTGGCCGATCCTGGGCGCGGGGATCAACTGCTTTTCCGCAGGCTACAACGCCCTGGGCATCCAGTTCGACCTGAGCGTCTTCGGCGAGCCGGTGCCCCATCCGCACAACATCTACGTGCAGTTCCTGGCCGAGACGGGCGTGGTGGGCACGGCGGTGCTGCTGGCGCTGCTGCTGGGCAACGCGGGCTGGGGCGCGCTGCGGCTGCGGGCGCGCGTGCTGGCCGCCAGGGGCGCGGGCGGCGGCCTGCCCGGGCATGAGGCCGTGGGCATCTGCCTGTGGGCCTCGCAGGTGGGCTACATGGTCACGGCCTTCTCGGCCCACGATTTCTTCCGCACCTGGTGGCTGGGCATGTCCATGCTCGTCGCCGGGCTGGCCCTGGGCGCGGCCCTGGCCCGCTGGGAGCGGGAGGAGCAGGGGTGA
- a CDS encoding acyl-[acyl-carrier-protein] thioesterase → MKAAVHEAAFTVGVADAGPGRGARVSAVADWLQNAAAAHARELGFGSRQMREAGVAWVLARLALRMDAYPPLGARVVVRTWPAALEGLRAMRDFHILDAAGAPLGAATSVWVALDVARRRAAPLPPFVTACHPAQAERALELTGRALPAPGPGGPQCPILTRLADLDENGHVNNVRLLEWALEPVPAGPPRERPLLVDIAFRAECRHPETVTASCAPEGGGPALLHALTTAGGTELVRMRSLWPAG, encoded by the coding sequence GTGAAAGCCGCAGTCCACGAGGCCGCCTTCACCGTGGGCGTGGCTGACGCCGGGCCCGGGCGCGGGGCCAGGGTCTCCGCCGTGGCCGACTGGCTTCAGAACGCCGCCGCAGCCCACGCCCGGGAGCTGGGCTTCGGCAGCCGCCAGATGCGCGAGGCCGGAGTGGCCTGGGTGCTGGCGCGCCTGGCCCTGCGCATGGACGCCTACCCGCCCTTGGGCGCGCGGGTGGTGGTGCGCACCTGGCCTGCGGCCCTGGAGGGCCTGCGCGCCATGCGCGATTTTCACATCCTGGACGCCGCCGGGGCGCCCCTGGGCGCGGCGACCTCGGTCTGGGTGGCCCTGGACGTGGCCCGGCGCCGGGCCGCGCCCCTGCCGCCCTTCGTCACCGCCTGCCACCCGGCCCAGGCCGAGCGCGCCCTGGAGCTGACGGGCAGGGCCCTGCCCGCGCCCGGCCCGGGCGGCCCGCAGTGCCCCATCCTGACCCGGCTGGCCGACCTGGACGAAAACGGCCACGTGAACAACGTGCGCCTGCTGGAATGGGCCCTGGAGCCCGTGCCTGCGGGGCCGCCCCGCGAGCGGCCCCTGCTCGTGGACATCGCCTTTCGCGCCGAATGCCGCCACCCCGAGACCGTTACGGCCAGCTGCGCGCCCGAGGGCGGCGGCCCGGCCCTGCTGCACGCGCTGACCACCGCCGGGGGCACGGAGCTGGTGCGCATGCGCAGCCTGTGGCCTGCGGGCTGA
- a CDS encoding protoporphyrinogen/coproporphyrinogen oxidase: protein MHATYCIIGAGPAGIGAGWGLSRLGEDDFLILEREARIGGRAAGEKDAAGFTWEPEPRALCGRHKTFARLVDDLLGADAPQVPREAWVRAGGAWVPQPFQRNLRYLPAQQRLECLRGLLGAALARGQAAPEPDNLAQWLERAYGPGIARLYLAPQTAKRRGAPPEDLDWRWAPGRFVPADLDALLETLVLERDDTDHGPDATVRTPAFGGTVELLRRMAKRLRERILIGQDVVRVDPLARVVHLRGGQTVGYAHLLSTMPLDRLVGAVLDAPPEPVLRAGATLRHTSALAVGVGVRGGRQGTAHWMEFPQDNCPFHRVTHLHNLAPGRVPEPGARALLAEVAWCGPRPAPVEAMVQDVLAGLENVSLLPGGPRAEVAALWHAERPWAAPLPDLARDAALRTILPYLEAQGIFSRGLMGGWRHEAGDLDQCVMQGIEWARRVVHGEPETVYPA, encoded by the coding sequence GTGCACGCGACGTACTGCATCATCGGGGCCGGGCCCGCCGGGATCGGCGCAGGCTGGGGCCTGTCGCGCCTGGGCGAGGACGATTTCCTGATCCTGGAGCGCGAGGCGCGCATCGGGGGCCGGGCCGCTGGCGAAAAAGACGCCGCCGGGTTCACCTGGGAGCCCGAGCCCCGGGCCCTGTGCGGGCGCCACAAGACGTTTGCCCGGCTGGTGGACGACCTGTTGGGCGCCGACGCGCCCCAGGTCCCGCGCGAAGCCTGGGTCCGTGCGGGCGGGGCCTGGGTGCCCCAGCCCTTCCAGCGCAACCTGCGCTACCTGCCCGCCCAGCAGCGCCTGGAGTGCCTGCGCGGCCTGCTGGGCGCCGCCCTGGCCCGGGGCCAGGCGGCCCCGGAGCCCGACAACCTCGCCCAGTGGCTGGAGCGCGCCTACGGCCCGGGCATCGCCCGGCTCTACCTCGCGCCCCAGACGGCCAAGCGCCGGGGCGCGCCCCCGGAAGACCTCGACTGGCGCTGGGCCCCGGGCCGTTTCGTCCCGGCGGACCTGGACGCCCTGCTGGAAACCCTGGTCCTTGAGCGCGACGACACGGACCACGGCCCCGACGCCACGGTGCGCACCCCGGCCTTTGGCGGCACGGTGGAGCTGTTGCGGCGCATGGCCAAGCGCCTGCGCGAGCGCATCCTCATCGGCCAGGACGTGGTGCGTGTGGACCCGCTGGCGCGCGTGGTGCACCTGCGCGGCGGCCAGACCGTGGGCTACGCCCACCTGCTGTCCACCATGCCCCTGGACCGGCTGGTGGGCGCGGTGCTGGACGCCCCGCCCGAGCCCGTGCTGCGCGCCGGGGCCACCCTGCGGCACACCTCGGCCCTGGCCGTGGGCGTGGGCGTACGCGGGGGGCGCCAGGGCACGGCGCACTGGATGGAATTTCCCCAGGACAACTGCCCCTTCCACCGCGTGACGCACCTGCACAACCTGGCCCCGGGGCGGGTGCCCGAGCCCGGGGCCCGCGCGCTGCTGGCCGAGGTGGCCTGGTGCGGCCCGCGCCCGGCGCCGGTGGAGGCCATGGTCCAGGACGTGCTGGCCGGGCTGGAGAACGTCTCCCTGCTGCCCGGCGGCCCCCGGGCCGAGGTGGCCGCGCTGTGGCACGCCGAGCGGCCCTGGGCCGCGCCCCTGCCGGACCTGGCCCGCGACGCGGCCCTGCGCACCATCCTGCCCTACCTGGAGGCCCAGGGCATCTTCTCGCGCGGGCTCATGGGCGGCTGGCGCCACGAGGCGGGCGACCTGGACCAGTGCGTCATGCAGGGCATCGAATGGGCCCGGCGGGTGGTCCACGGCGAGCCCGAGACCGTGTATCCCGCCTGA
- a CDS encoding M24 family metallopeptidase translates to MPTSDIHAARRERVRAALAERNLDALLVTHAANRYYLSGFELHDPQCNESAGAVLVSRRGDDWLLTDSRYLDAARRLWPEERIFIYGRPAHSSMGAFLRGVIQGPLGFESDGVSHHFAGKLGEHVGLVPTIGIVAQLRYVKDQAEQQAMRRACALNHKVFAQIQEHLRPGITEKALAWEVEKLYRSQGASGLSFDTIAAFGPNGALPHAIPGDDVLADNSPVLLDKGCRLDDYCSDQTRTFWVGDAPAGHFTRALEQTREAQEAGIKAVGPGLPIAGAYEAARAVFERHGVAAHFTHALGHGIGLETHEAPSLGPKASGVFEPGMIVTVEPGLYYPQWGGIRWEYMVLVTEDGNEIL, encoded by the coding sequence ATGCCCACAAGCGATATCCACGCCGCCCGCCGCGAGCGCGTGCGCGCGGCCCTGGCCGAACGGAACCTGGACGCCCTGCTGGTGACCCACGCCGCCAACCGCTATTACCTGTCCGGCTTCGAGCTGCACGACCCGCAGTGCAACGAGTCCGCCGGGGCCGTGCTCGTCTCCCGGCGCGGCGACGACTGGCTGCTCACCGATTCGCGCTACCTGGACGCCGCCCGCAGGCTGTGGCCCGAGGAGCGCATCTTCATCTATGGCCGCCCGGCGCACAGCAGCATGGGCGCCTTCCTGCGCGGGGTGATCCAGGGGCCGCTGGGTTTCGAGTCCGACGGCGTGAGCCACCATTTCGCGGGCAAGCTGGGCGAGCACGTCGGCCTGGTGCCGACCATCGGCATCGTGGCCCAGCTGCGCTACGTCAAGGACCAGGCCGAGCAGCAGGCCATGCGCCGGGCCTGCGCGCTCAACCACAAGGTCTTCGCGCAGATCCAGGAGCACCTGCGCCCGGGCATCACCGAAAAGGCCCTGGCCTGGGAGGTGGAAAAGCTCTACCGCAGCCAGGGCGCGAGCGGGCTGTCCTTCGACACCATCGCCGCCTTCGGCCCCAACGGCGCGCTGCCCCACGCCATTCCCGGCGACGACGTGCTGGCCGACAACAGCCCCGTGCTGCTGGACAAGGGCTGCCGCCTGGACGACTACTGCTCGGACCAGACGCGGACCTTCTGGGTCGGCGACGCGCCCGCCGGGCACTTCACCCGCGCCCTGGAGCAGACCCGCGAGGCCCAGGAGGCGGGCATCAAAGCCGTCGGCCCGGGCCTGCCCATCGCCGGGGCCTACGAGGCCGCGCGCGCCGTGTTCGAGCGCCACGGCGTGGCCGCGCATTTCACCCACGCCCTGGGCCACGGCATCGGCCTGGAAACCCACGAGGCGCCCAGCCTGGGGCCCAAGGCCTCGGGCGTGTTCGAGCCGGGCATGATCGTCACCGTGGAGCCCGGGCTGTACTACCCCCAGTGGGGCGGCATCCGCTGGGAGTACATGGTCCTGGTCACCGAGGACGGGAACGAGATCCTGTGA
- a CDS encoding DUF4911 domain-containing protein: MSAAQWKGRRVGKARSAQYARQAVRPARSRRIYVRLRPQDMAPFKFILEGHDNLAYLSVVDKYSAVCRLVHSPGQEREVREWLEAMRTQVEFSIIEP, encoded by the coding sequence GTGAGCGCCGCCCAGTGGAAGGGGCGCCGGGTGGGCAAGGCCCGCTCGGCGCAATACGCCCGCCAGGCCGTGCGCCCCGCGCGCTCGCGGCGCATCTACGTCCGCCTGCGCCCGCAGGACATGGCCCCGTTCAAGTTCATCCTTGAAGGCCACGACAATTTGGCCTATCTGAGTGTCGTGGATAAATACAGCGCGGTATGCCGCCTGGTGCATTCCCCGGGGCAGGAGCGGGAGGTCCGGGAGTGGCTTGAAGCCATGCGCACCCAGGTGGAATTTTCCATCATCGAACCCTGA
- a CDS encoding TatD family hydrolase, giving the protein MGKKHRPLPETLGLPAGGVETHAHLDMPPLRDDLDAVIERAARCGVSRIGQVFLGPQAYHANRAAFAAHPGVFFLLGTHPHDAKELTPDGLQATADAFRADPRLRALGEIGLDFHYDLSPREVQRAAFADQLALARELDMPVVVHSREAWDETMTILLDQGFHRRPLLWHCFTEGPERMREITARGWLLSLPGPVTYPKNEAVRQAAAAAPGDRLVLETDSPFLAPDPYRGKPNEPALLGFTALAVAALRGEDPAALWHSTAANATQFFGL; this is encoded by the coding sequence ATGGGAAAGAAGCACCGACCGCTGCCCGAGACCCTGGGCCTGCCCGCAGGCGGCGTGGAAACCCACGCCCACCTGGACATGCCCCCCCTGAGGGACGATCTGGACGCCGTGATCGAACGCGCCGCGCGCTGCGGCGTGTCGCGCATCGGCCAGGTCTTCCTGGGCCCGCAGGCCTACCACGCGAACCGCGCGGCCTTCGCGGCGCACCCCGGGGTCTTCTTCCTGCTGGGCACCCACCCCCACGACGCCAAGGAGCTGACCCCGGACGGCTTGCAGGCCACCGCCGACGCCTTCCGCGCCGACCCGCGCCTGCGCGCCCTGGGCGAGATCGGGCTGGACTTCCACTACGACCTCTCCCCGCGCGAGGTGCAGCGCGCGGCCTTCGCCGACCAGCTGGCCCTGGCCCGCGAGCTGGACATGCCCGTGGTGGTCCACTCCCGCGAGGCCTGGGACGAGACCATGACCATCCTGCTGGACCAGGGCTTCCACCGCCGCCCGCTGCTGTGGCACTGCTTCACCGAGGGCCCGGAGCGGATGCGCGAGATCACCGCCCGCGGCTGGCTGCTCTCCCTGCCCGGCCCGGTGACCTACCCGAAAAACGAAGCCGTGCGCCAGGCCGCCGCCGCCGCGCCCGGAGACCGGCTGGTCCTTGAAACCGACAGCCCCTTCCTGGCCCCCGACCCCTACCGGGGCAAGCCCAACGAGCCCGCCCTGCTCGGCTTCACGGCCCTGGCCGTGGCCGCCCTGCGCGGCGAAGACCCCGCCGCCCTGTGGCACAGCACGGCGGCCAACGCCACGCAGTTCTTCGGGCTCTAG
- a CDS encoding glycosyltransferase family 1 protein has translation MTAQTNTPGTTHIFLPPLATPTGGLAVLHQVAAHLFDAGRPVALVPRESRFWRPDCSRAVPVVPWAELALGPGDIWLVPEGWVNALAPGLHSGARTVLYVQNWAYLFSALPPDVRWDQLPVEFLAVSDPVARFLEYALGERVPVVRPAVDPALFHPPAAPRPASPVTVACMPRKNKALAAQVRAVVEARAARDPGAPPLRWLEIAGQPPQGVAELLRRAHIFLATGFPEGCPLPPLEAMASGCLVVGYTGLGGQDSMRQAAELPGALRPWLPQRPVPWGGNGLFCADADVLGAALALESAARWVAGADPALARAVDAALATAAAYSPEAQRREVLAAWDALAARPPRA, from the coding sequence ATGACAGCACAGACGAACACCCCGGGCACGACCCACATCTTCCTGCCACCCCTGGCCACGCCCACGGGCGGGCTGGCCGTGCTGCACCAGGTGGCCGCGCATCTGTTCGACGCCGGGCGGCCCGTGGCCCTGGTGCCGCGCGAGTCCCGCTTCTGGCGGCCGGACTGCTCCCGGGCCGTGCCCGTGGTGCCCTGGGCCGAGCTGGCCCTGGGCCCGGGGGACATCTGGCTGGTGCCCGAGGGCTGGGTCAACGCCCTGGCTCCGGGCCTGCACTCCGGCGCGCGCACGGTGCTCTATGTGCAGAACTGGGCCTACCTCTTCTCGGCCCTGCCGCCCGATGTGCGCTGGGACCAGTTGCCCGTGGAATTCCTGGCCGTGTCCGACCCCGTGGCCCGCTTCCTGGAATACGCCCTGGGCGAACGCGTGCCCGTGGTGCGCCCCGCCGTGGACCCGGCCCTGTTCCACCCGCCCGCCGCGCCGCGTCCGGCCAGCCCCGTGACCGTGGCCTGCATGCCGCGCAAGAACAAGGCCCTGGCCGCGCAGGTCCGCGCCGTGGTCGAGGCCCGCGCCGCGCGCGACCCCGGCGCGCCGCCCCTGCGCTGGCTGGAAATCGCCGGGCAGCCGCCCCAGGGCGTGGCCGAGCTGCTGCGCCGCGCGCATATCTTCCTGGCCACGGGCTTCCCCGAGGGCTGCCCCCTGCCGCCCCTGGAGGCCATGGCCTCGGGCTGTCTGGTGGTGGGCTACACCGGCCTGGGCGGGCAGGACTCCATGCGCCAGGCCGCCGAGCTGCCCGGAGCCCTGCGGCCCTGGCTGCCCCAGCGCCCCGTGCCCTGGGGCGGCAACGGGCTGTTCTGCGCCGACGCCGACGTGCTCGGCGCGGCCCTGGCCCTGGAGAGCGCCGCGCGCTGGGTGGCCGGAGCCGACCCGGCCCTGGCCCGCGCCGTGGACGCCGCCCTGGCCACCGCCGCCGCCTACAGCCCCGAGGCCCAGCGCCGCGAGGTCCTGGCCGCCTGGGACGCCCTGGCCGCCCGCCCGCCCCGGGCCTGA